A stretch of DNA from Methanofastidiosum sp.:
ATATAAAAAGGAGAAGATCAAATACTGCCTATGGAAAAAATCTACGACATTAGCCAGTTGGCCGAGGCTAATCGATGGTGGATAAACAGTGAAAATATCCTAGACGATTTCAAGATTAAGAATTGGGAAGATTCTAGATACAAATGGAATCCTAAGTTAAAACATTACATAAAACTCAATAAAGATGTCATTTATACTATTCGTGGTCCACGACAAGTAGGAAAAACTACCCTGATTAAGTTGATTATCAAGGATCTATTACTAAAAGATAAAATAGATCCAGAAAATATTTTCTTTTGGTCTTTTGAGAGTAATAGTCCTCAGGAATTAAATAAGATTATTGAAACTTATCTAAGATGGAGAACTACCAAATCTGGCCAAAGAAAATATCTGTTTCTAGACGAGATATCTGCCGTTAACAATTGGCAGAAAGAAATAATGTATTTTTCAAACAGAGGAGATCTAGTTAATTGCTCAGTTGTTATTACAGGCTCTCACTCGATGGACATAAAATCTTCAACAGAAAGAATGCCCGGGAGAAGAGGCGGTGACAAAAATGAATCTTTAGATAAGATACTTCTACCAATGAAATTCTCTGAATATGCAGAACTAATTAATCCAGAAATACGAAAGGCCTTATTCAAAAACAAATTAGTTACAAATAGTGATAAACAAGAAAAAATATTCAAACTATTTGATGGAGAAATAGATCCAAGTATAGAAAATCTAATGATATTCAAAAAAGAATTAGACTCGATTTTTGATATGTACTTATATACCGGTGGAATACCATATGTGATAAATGAGTACCTTGTTGATAAGAAAATATCAACTAGAACTTTTAATTCTTATATTGGCTGGATTACTGGAGATCTTCAAAAATATAGGTATAAAGAAGATTATTTTAAACAGATCATAAAAGCAATTTTTAAGACAATGCCAAATCCAATTAGTTGGAATAGTCTAAAGGATTATACAGATATTAAAACCCATACGACAGTGCAGGATTATATATCTGCCATGGAAGATATTTTTGTGGGAAATATTGTCTACCCGCTATCCCAAAAAAGCGGTGGCCCAAATCCCGTAAAAAATAAAAAAATATACATTTCTGACCCATTTATTTTCCATGCTTTGCACGGTTGGTCACATGCTAAAAATGATTATTTTGAAAATCTAAAGGCCAATTTATTAAATCTAGAAATGAAAAGTAAATTGATTGAATGTGTTTTCCACAATCATCTATGCAGATGGTCTTATGGCTTAAATCCAAGAGATCTTTTTGACCCCAAAGATCATATTTGTTATTATAGGGACAAGAAAGAAAGAGAAATAGATTTTGTTGGATTATATGGGGATAAAATTTACCCATTTGAAGTAAAATATCAATCATCCATATCAAATTCAGATTTTAGTAATTTTTCTTCGTTTAATCGTGGACTACTTATCTCAAAGGACCATACAATGAAATATAAAAACTACTATTCCATTCCCATATCGCTGTTTCTATTACTGATATGAATCTCAAATAAACAATTTCGCATAACGTCTATTATGCGAAGTAATTATACATCTGTGTTTTATTTTAAACTTTTATCTGGCCTTAAAATTAGGGTCGGACTGGACAAGGGAGAATGTAAGGTATTATAAAAAAATTAAAAAGAAAATATTCTCTCTCTGATTAAATAAGTATATCTCTATTTTGTATGATTCTGCTCCCAAATTACATCTGACTGTTCCTCTAATTTTGTGGACTCTTCGTAGAGTTTATCTGCTTGGTTTTGGAGAGGCTCAATATTTTTCTCGATCCAGAGTGAAAGGTCAAGACCTATATCTTCAGGAGATCGAACAGTATTTGTGCATAAACTCATTTTACTAGTTCCTTGCTCAAAATAGTTAGTAGCCGTAGTATAGTTCATATTATTGAATGCATCCAATCCCCTACTCATATAATCCATTGAGCTATCAAGGCATTGAAGAGTGGTGATGTTAGATTTCAAAGAATTAATGGATATTTTCTTATATGCATTGTTCCAGTCATAGATCCAAGAGCTAAGATATTTTTGAGAATTTTTAATGTTGATTTGAGCTTTATCAAAGTTATACAAATTTATATTAATTAATCCTTTGTTCATCTCCTCTGAGAATTTAAGCCCGTCAATCTGCCCATCGACATACGCTATTACAAACTCTCTGCCAATTTTTCTTTTACTATCCACTTCGATTTCTTTAGACAAAGCTTGTTTTCTTTTTTGTAGAGATTGTATTCTCAAATCAATATAATCGTAAGTCCAATCAGGCAGATTTAAAGTTTTAATTTCTTTATAATAAATTTCAGCATTTCCATAATGCCTGCTAGACTCAACCAATAAAGGATTTAAATTATCAATGGCGTTATCATAATCATTCAATATTTTCAAGTTATTTTCCTGGACATAAGAACTACCTGTTTCCCAATAGATTTTATCCCATTTAGTATTCCATTCATCTAATTTGTCGACATAGTCTTCCCTTATCCTATTGCCTTCGTCTATCTCGAAGTTACCCTTATCAATAAGTTCATTATATTTATCCCATTCATAATGAGGCATTAAAAGGAAATATGCTCCAGCAATACCAACTAAAATAGTTATAATCAATGCGATTCCTATCTTAGATTTATTTTGCAGTGTTATTGAAGGAGATGAATTTTGTATCTCTTCTTTTATTTCCGGAGCCTTTGTACCACATTTTGAACAAAATATTGAATCTTTTGGAATTTCCTCTCCACATTTTATACAAAATTTTTTATTTTTCATTTTTATCCCCTACATAATATTTATCATTTTATTATGCCATTTATATTTTATTCTAAGAATACTATTATTGCTGGATCTGATAAGGATAGCAAACTTCAATCTGTGCAACTCCATCATATTCTGTAATAAGCCCAGTTACATAAATTGTCTTTCCCCTATAGTAGATTTCTGGAGATGATGAGAAATTAGGGCGGCATCGTCCCCATATAACAACAGTGAAACGATTTCGATCTGGATGGTCTCTGCCAATATTAAGAAAGGTAGGTTTTCCATTGCTTGAGGAGGCATAACGAGTGCCAACAACAGTTCCATATACAGTTACACTATCTCCAACGTGGTATTTAGCCTCGTTCCAAAGTATTGTTTTTGGTATCTCTTTTTGACTTACCTCAGGAACTTTTTCTTGAACTGGTGTTATAACTGCAGTAGATGCTCTGGTTGAAGTATAAGGCCTAGATATACATCCAAGAGTTACGGATACGAGAACAAATACCAAAAATAAGGAGATTATTTTCTTATTCATAATGACAGTCGCCTCTCCAAGTATAATAATATTCATTTTGAGGATCTAAGGATATGGCTTTACTAAAATAAGAAATTGCCAAAGAATAAGACTCATTATTATACGCTTCTTTACCTTTCAAAAAATTGTCATAATCTGTCTCTCCTTTTACAATATTAAAAGAAAAGGATGCAATTAAAAGAGAAATAAAGAATATCGGTAGGATATATTTATTCATATTTTCACCATTGTAATTTTATTTCTAATATTTATATAATTATTTTATGTAACTACTATGTCCCCGTTAACAGTTTCCAAGTAAAGTTGTCCTAGAAAACTATTCGTATTTGAATTTGTGTTTACATATATATCTCCATTAACTGTATTTGTTTTTACATTCAGTGAAGCGTTTAGATTAAGATGGATATCTCCGTTTACCGATCTTATGCTCCCTGAATGAGCCACGTTGCCCTTTATATCTCCATTTACAACTTGTATATCAATTTTCAAATAAGGATTATTAATGGGGAGATATATAATTCCTTCTAGTTTTTCTAAGTAAAGATTTCTATTATTGATTCTTGGGGGCCTTATACTATCTCCTTCCAAGTAGATTTTGTTATCATTACTAATATTAAGAACTAAATCTTCATTAGTGTTTCTAAGAAAGATATAATCTATATCTTGAAATGAAAATTGATTGAGTATATTATTTGTCTGCGGGGCAGATGTAGGCTCGTATACTACATTGTATCCAGAATTATTATAATAATAAGTTGCCTTCTCTCTTACTGGATTTGTATTAGTTACATTATATTTTTGTGAGTATTGTTCTGGTTGGGTATAACTCCCATCTGAACCTTTCATATACTTTATTTCCCTCTTTGGAATCCAAACATTTTCTTTAGTATCTAAAAGCTTAAACTGTACTGCCCACTTTTTGTTTCTTACGATTATTGCATTAAATTTTGTAGATACATTCTTTTCAGAGGCTATCTCGGGAGTAATTTCTACAGAATAGTTAACATTATTCTTAAAATGTAAAAATGTATCGTACATGTATTTGTCTACCCAGATATGTGAAAAAATTGATACAGCTCCAACTAAAGTTATTATTGATACATATGTGGCGTTATTATACCATGAATTTAATAGAAAGAAAAGAATGAGACATGCTATTAAGCTGAATTTAATGGTGTGAGGGAATTTCCTATGATTATAACTATCTTCAGCATACTTACTATGAATAATTAGCATCCCAATCGCAAATAAGATCCCCAATATATTTATTGGATTAAAAGTAAGTAAAAAAGAGATTCCTGATGCAATTATTATAATAATCATAGACAAATAAAATACCCCACTTATTCGTGATCTAGGGTGGTCGATGTCAGGCAGTAAACTAAATATTCCGAATACGATTAATATCGGAAAGAAAATACCTATTTGAAAAACATTGATACCTGACAAGTATAGAATTACTAAGAATATAATATTGAGTACTCCGCTAACAAATAAATGACCTTCAGCATTCAAATTTATCAAATAATATTATAGTTTTTCATTTATAAGAATATGGAAAAGAATAGGGAAAATAGTGAAAAAAATAATTTTTCCATATTATTTTGCCCCTAAAAACCTGCTACCCTAAATTTGTCCTTAATGATTAGCTCCCATTCTGCAAGTATAATAAATAACGAAAAATATCCAGATTGCAGTAATTATTAATTTGCAGCTGTCCCTGGATTTTTCATTTATTTCTTTTTTACTTGATTTTTTGTTTTCTAATCTAAAACTCTCCTCATTTAAACCTCATTAAGCATCAATTCAAAATCCAATACGCTTTTTGAGGTGAATCTTTGAATAATTACCAAAATGAGGATAATACATGGGGCGGAGAGATTCCTCCAAACAGAACTGTAGCCATGGACTATCTTGTTGTCTTTGGCCTTAATCCCATACCATTAGTCCAAAGGGACAAAAGGCCACTA
This window harbors:
- a CDS encoding ATP-binding protein, whose protein sequence is MEKIYDISQLAEANRWWINSENILDDFKIKNWEDSRYKWNPKLKHYIKLNKDVIYTIRGPRQVGKTTLIKLIIKDLLLKDKIDPENIFFWSFESNSPQELNKIIETYLRWRTTKSGQRKYLFLDEISAVNNWQKEIMYFSNRGDLVNCSVVITGSHSMDIKSSTERMPGRRGGDKNESLDKILLPMKFSEYAELINPEIRKALFKNKLVTNSDKQEKIFKLFDGEIDPSIENLMIFKKELDSIFDMYLYTGGIPYVINEYLVDKKISTRTFNSYIGWITGDLQKYRYKEDYFKQIIKAIFKTMPNPISWNSLKDYTDIKTHTTVQDYISAMEDIFVGNIVYPLSQKSGGPNPVKNKKIYISDPFIFHALHGWSHAKNDYFENLKANLLNLEMKSKLIECVFHNHLCRWSYGLNPRDLFDPKDHICYYRDKKEREIDFVGLYGDKIYPFEVKYQSSISNSDFSNFSSFNRGLLISKDHTMKYKNYYSIPISLFLLLI
- a CDS encoding zinc-ribbon domain-containing protein, encoding MKNKKFCIKCGEEIPKDSIFCSKCGTKAPEIKEEIQNSSPSITLQNKSKIGIALIITILVGIAGAYFLLMPHYEWDKYNELIDKGNFEIDEGNRIREDYVDKLDEWNTKWDKIYWETGSSYVQENNLKILNDYDNAIDNLNPLLVESSRHYGNAEIYYKEIKTLNLPDWTYDYIDLRIQSLQKRKQALSKEIEVDSKRKIGREFVIAYVDGQIDGLKFSEEMNKGLININLYNFDKAQINIKNSQKYLSSWIYDWNNAYKKISINSLKSNITTLQCLDSSMDYMSRGLDAFNNMNYTTATNYFEQGTSKMSLCTNTVRSPEDIGLDLSLWIEKNIEPLQNQADKLYEESTKLEEQSDVIWEQNHTK
- a CDS encoding metal-dependent hydrolase; this encodes MINLNAEGHLFVSGVLNIIFLVILYLSGINVFQIGIFFPILIVFGIFSLLPDIDHPRSRISGVFYLSMIIIIIASGISFLLTFNPINILGILFAIGMLIIHSKYAEDSYNHRKFPHTIKFSLIACLILFFLLNSWYNNATYVSIITLVGAVSIFSHIWVDKYMYDTFLHFKNNVNYSVEITPEIASEKNVSTKFNAIIVRNKKWAVQFKLLDTKENVWIPKREIKYMKGSDGSYTQPEQYSQKYNVTNTNPVREKATYYYNNSGYNVVYEPTSAPQTNNILNQFSFQDIDYIFLRNTNEDLVLNISNDNKIYLEGDSIRPPRINNRNLYLEKLEGIIYLPINNPYLKIDIQVVNGDIKGNVAHSGSIRSVNGDIHLNLNASLNVKTNTVNGDIYVNTNSNTNSFLGQLYLETVNGDIVVT